The Deinococcus terrestris nucleotide sequence TCCGCGAAGTCGGGGTTTTCGGCCATGAAGCCGTAGCCGGGGTGAATCGCCTCGGCGCCGGTCATCAGCGCGGCCGAGAGGATGTTGGGGATATTCAGGTAACTGGCGTTCGAGGCGGGCGGCCCCACGCACACCGACTCGTCGGCGAGGAGTACGGGCAGACTCTTCTCGTCAGCAGTGGAGTACACCACGACCGTCTGAATGCCCATCTCCCGCGCGGTGCGGATTACGCGCAGGGCGATCTCGCCGCGGTTGGCGATCAGGATTTTCTTGAACATGTTGCCCTCCGGGGCGGCCAGCCGCCAGCGCCCAGCGGCCAGAGCTGGAAGCTGGCGGCTGGAAGCTCTCACTCGATGATGAACAGGGTCTGCCCGTACTCCACCGGCTCGGCGTTCTTCACCAGAATCTCGCGCACGACGCCCCCGGTCTCGGCCTCGATCTCGTTCATGAGCTTCATCGCCTCGATGATGCACAGCACCTGTCCGGCGCTCACGGTGTCGCCCACCTTGACGTAGGCGGGCGCGTCGGGGCTGCTCGCCGCGTAAAAGGTCCCCACGATGGGGGCCTTGACCGGAGTACCGGCGCTGGCGGGCTTGGCGGGGGCCGCCGCGGGGGCAGGCGTCTCGGCGGCGGCGCTGGTGGAGGCCGCAGGTGTCGGAGCGCTGGGGGCCTCGGCGGGAGCGGGTGCCGGGCTGCTTGCCGCTGCTGGCTGGAAGCTGGGCGCCGCGTGGGGGGCCGGAGCAGGGGCGCTTGCCGGGGCTGCCATGCCCACCGCCTGCGGCCCGCGCTTGAGGTCGAGGGCGAACGAGCCGGTCGTCAGGCTGAACTCGCGCACGTCGGCCTGGCTGAGGGC carries:
- the accB gene encoding acetyl-CoA carboxylase biotin carboxyl carrier protein — protein: MNPDDLKKILDALSQADVREFSLTTGSFALDLKRGPQAVGMAAPASAPAPAPHAAPSFQPAAASSPAPAPAEAPSAPTPAASTSAAAETPAPAAAPAKPASAGTPVKAPIVGTFYAASSPDAPAYVKVGDTVSAGQVLCIIEAMKLMNEIEAETGGVVREILVKNAEPVEYGQTLFIIE